The following are from one region of the Vibrio hyugaensis genome:
- a CDS encoding aminoacyl-histidine dipeptidase — protein sequence MSEFHSEISTLSPAPLWQFFDKICSIPHPSKHEEALAQYIVTWATEQGFDVRRDPTGNVFIKKPATPGMENKKGVVLQAHIDMVPQKNEDTDHDFTKDPIQPYIDGEWVTAKGTTLGADNGIGMASCLAVLASTEIKHGPIEVLLTIDEEAGMTGAFGLEAGWLEGDILLNTDSEQEGEVYMGCAGGIDGAMTFDITRDAIPAGFVTRQLTLKGLKGGHSGCDIHTGRGNANKLVGRFLAGHAQELDLRLVEFRGGSLRNAIPREAFITVALPAENQDKLAELFNFYTELLKTELGKIETDIVTFNEEVVTDAQVFAVADQQRFIAALNACPNGVMRMSDEVEGVVETSLNVGVITTEENKVTVLCLIRSLIDSGRSQVEGMLQSVAELAGAQIAFSGAYPGWKPDADSEIMAIFRDMYEGIYGHKPNIMVIHAGLECGLFKEPYPTMDMVSFGPTIKFPHSPDEKVKIDTVQLFWDQMVALLEAIPEKA from the coding sequence GTGTCTGAATTCCATTCTGAAATCAGTACCTTATCACCTGCTCCACTTTGGCAGTTTTTCGATAAGATTTGTTCAATCCCTCACCCTTCTAAACATGAAGAGGCACTAGCTCAGTACATTGTGACTTGGGCAACAGAGCAGGGATTTGACGTACGCCGCGATCCAACTGGCAACGTATTTATCAAAAAGCCAGCAACACCGGGTATGGAAAACAAGAAAGGCGTGGTTCTTCAAGCGCACATCGACATGGTGCCGCAAAAGAACGAAGATACTGATCACGACTTCACTAAAGATCCTATCCAACCATACATCGATGGTGAATGGGTAACAGCGAAAGGAACAACACTAGGTGCTGACAACGGCATTGGTATGGCTTCTTGTCTTGCAGTTCTCGCTTCTACTGAAATCAAACACGGCCCAATTGAAGTTCTGCTAACGATTGATGAAGAAGCTGGCATGACTGGCGCATTCGGTCTTGAAGCGGGTTGGTTAGAAGGTGACATTCTTCTAAACACAGACTCAGAACAAGAAGGCGAAGTATACATGGGTTGTGCGGGCGGTATCGACGGTGCAATGACTTTCGATATCACGCGTGATGCAATCCCTGCAGGCTTTGTAACTCGTCAGCTTACACTGAAAGGTCTGAAAGGTGGTCACTCTGGTTGTGACATCCACACTGGTCGCGGTAACGCAAACAAACTTGTAGGTCGTTTCCTAGCGGGTCACGCACAAGAATTAGATCTTCGTCTTGTAGAGTTCCGTGGTGGTAGCCTACGTAACGCTATCCCTCGTGAAGCCTTCATTACCGTTGCTCTACCAGCAGAAAATCAAGATAAACTAGCAGAACTGTTCAACTTCTACACTGAGTTACTAAAAACTGAGCTTGGCAAGATTGAAACAGATATCGTCACTTTTAACGAAGAAGTTGTAACAGATGCACAAGTGTTTGCCGTTGCAGACCAACAACGTTTCATCGCTGCATTGAATGCTTGTCCAAACGGCGTAATGCGCATGAGTGATGAAGTTGAAGGCGTGGTTGAAACGTCTCTTAACGTTGGCGTTATCACAACAGAAGAGAATAAAGTCACCGTACTTTGTCTAATTCGTTCGCTGATCGATTCAGGTCGTAGCCAAGTTGAAGGCATGCTTCAATCAGTAGCAGAGCTAGCTGGCGCGCAAATCGCGTTCTCTGGCGCTTACCCAGGTTGGAAACCAGATGCAGACTCAGAAATCATGGCAATTTTCCGTGATATGTACGAAGGCATCTACGGTCACAAGCCGAACATCATGGTTATCCACGCAGGTCTTGAGTGTGGTCTATTTAAAGAACCTTACCCGACTATGGACATGGTTTCTTTCGGCCCAACCATCAAATTCCCTCACTCTCCAGATGAGAAAGTGAAGATTGATACCGTTCAATTGTTCTGGGATCAAATGGTTGCACTTCTAGAAGCTATTCCAGAAAAAGCGTAA
- a CDS encoding DUF3332 domain-containing protein, translating to MKKAIAKIGALTAVAVSLSGCVGSNAVTGYVMGFNLKAVDNRYARGGLNMLMAPVYGVAIAADYIVFNSLEFWTGKNPLNGKPHIFDKKMDTYIDVNHQLDKSLTTAPVGPLTNNRVIEQGQMQQLDENTVQMDITYNNGEKATLMGVREGDFVTYYIDGEVVAKTSMDELAAYAQTRA from the coding sequence ATGAAAAAGGCAATCGCTAAAATTGGCGCACTAACTGCTGTAGCAGTTTCTCTTTCTGGCTGTGTAGGCAGCAACGCTGTAACGGGTTACGTTATGGGCTTCAACTTGAAAGCTGTTGATAACCGTTACGCTCGTGGTGGTCTAAACATGCTAATGGCGCCAGTTTACGGTGTTGCTATTGCGGCTGACTACATCGTGTTCAACTCACTAGAGTTTTGGACTGGTAAAAACCCGCTAAACGGTAAGCCACACATCTTTGACAAGAAGATGGATACTTACATCGACGTAAACCACCAGTTAGATAAATCTCTAACCACTGCACCTGTTGGTCCTCTAACGAACAATCGTGTTATCGAACAAGGTCAAATGCAACAGCTTGACGAGAACACAGTTCAAATGGATATCACTTACAACAACGGTGAGAAAGCGACGCTAATGGGTGTTCGTGAAGGTGACTTTGTGACTTACTACATCGATGGTGAAGTGGTTGCTAAGACTTCTATGGATGAGCTAGCGGCATACGCGCAAACTCGTGCATAG
- a CDS encoding succinylglutamate desuccinylase/aspartoacylase family protein has product MARSKKSKVFELLGHQVQPGQRLETEFEAAQLYTHSPLSIPVEIIHGKQEGPVLMVNAAIHGDELNGVEIVRQMINQLDPAKLKGTVIAVPIVNVFGFIHKSRYLPDRRDLNRCFPGSEKGALASRMAHGFFNNIAKRCDYILDLHTGAIHRTNLPQIRANLSNPETLRIAKAFATPVIVDSALRDGSLRSEAEKCDIPVLTYEAGEALRFDPLSISAGVLGVQRVMQAIGMLRASRKKLPEPIIAKSTSWVRASGNGILRTVVNLGDKVEEGETLAYISSPLGHDELELLAPKGGIVIGQQTLPLVNEGDAIFHIAYFKQDDDVVEQTVESYIEELTEFDVDQVTTGQIPLETQQ; this is encoded by the coding sequence ATGGCCAGAAGTAAAAAAAGCAAGGTGTTTGAGCTACTAGGACACCAAGTTCAACCAGGACAACGATTAGAAACCGAATTTGAAGCGGCGCAGCTTTACACACACTCTCCTCTTTCTATCCCTGTGGAAATTATCCACGGTAAACAAGAAGGTCCGGTGTTAATGGTAAACGCAGCAATCCATGGTGACGAGCTGAATGGCGTAGAAATCGTTCGTCAGATGATCAACCAACTGGACCCTGCAAAACTAAAAGGAACTGTGATTGCCGTGCCTATCGTTAACGTGTTTGGCTTCATCCATAAATCTCGCTACCTGCCAGACCGTCGCGATCTAAACCGTTGCTTCCCAGGCAGTGAAAAAGGCGCGTTGGCTTCTCGTATGGCACATGGGTTCTTCAACAACATTGCTAAGCGTTGTGACTATATTCTGGATCTTCACACGGGTGCGATTCACCGAACGAACCTACCTCAGATCCGCGCTAACTTGAGCAACCCAGAAACACTGCGCATCGCAAAAGCATTTGCAACCCCAGTGATCGTAGACTCTGCTCTACGTGATGGCTCTCTACGTAGTGAAGCAGAGAAGTGCGACATTCCTGTACTGACTTATGAAGCAGGTGAAGCGCTGCGCTTTGATCCATTGTCGATCAGTGCTGGTGTACTAGGTGTGCAACGTGTGATGCAGGCTATCGGCATGCTACGTGCGAGCCGCAAAAAGCTACCAGAGCCTATTATCGCAAAATCCACCAGCTGGGTTCGCGCATCGGGCAACGGTATCCTACGTACTGTAGTGAACTTGGGTGATAAAGTGGAAGAAGGTGAAACTCTTGCTTACATCAGCTCACCTCTAGGCCATGACGAACTAGAGCTGCTGGCACCAAAAGGCGGTATCGTGATTGGTCAACAAACACTGCCACTGGTTAATGAAGGTGATGCTATTTTCCATATTGCCTACTTCAAGCAAGACGATGATGTGGTTGAGCAAACAGTAGAAAGCTACATTGAAGAGCTGACTGAGTTTGATGTCGACCAAGTGACAACAGGTCAAATCCCGCTAGAAACGCAACAATAA
- a CDS encoding DUF3622 domain-containing protein, which translates to MAKNPKFAIRVTEKRNGWSAEITRQVTSRKVVVSKRETGFDSEEKAQAWAEQELAGFVQNQVVRNERKAVQRQEREAEQLAAKVRKEEARQAREADVDTDEE; encoded by the coding sequence ATGGCTAAAAATCCAAAATTTGCTATCCGCGTAACTGAAAAACGTAACGGTTGGAGCGCAGAGATCACTCGTCAGGTGACTTCTCGTAAAGTAGTGGTATCAAAACGTGAAACTGGTTTTGACAGCGAAGAGAAAGCACAAGCTTGGGCTGAGCAGGAACTAGCAGGTTTTGTACAAAACCAAGTAGTTCGTAACGAGCGTAAAGCAGTACAACGTCAAGAGCGTGAAGCAGAGCAACTAGCGGCAAAAGTTCGCAAAGAAGAAGCTCGTCAAGCTCGTGAAGCAGACGTAGACACTGACGAAGAGTAA
- the purL gene encoding phosphoribosylformylglycinamidine synthase — MRILRGSPALSEFRVNKLLELCREQDLPVTGIYAEFMHFADLKSDLDAQELEKLEKLLTYGPTIEEHEPEGLLLLVTPRPGTISPWSSKSTDIAINCGLDKVKRLERGTAYYVETLTPLNDAQVADVKALIHDRMMEVTFTDFDAANALFQAAEPAPVADVDLLKGGRAALEKANVTLGLALADDEIEYLYDAFVNKLERNPTDIELMMFAQANSEHCRHKIFNADWTIDGVKQEKSLFKMIKNTFETTPENVLSAYKDNAAVMVGSDVGRFFPNPETRQYGYSQEKAHILMKVETHNHPTAISPWPGASTGSGGEIRDEGATGIGGKPKAGLVGFTTSNLRIPGFEQPWETDFGKPGRIVTALDIMLEGPLGGAAFNNEFGRPNLLGYFRTYEEKVNSHAGEEVRGYHKPIMIAGGMGNIRDEHVQKKEIPVGASLIVLGGPAMNIGLGGGAASSMASGQSAEDLDFASVQRENPEMERRCQEVIDRCWQLGDANPIAFIHDVGAGGISNALPELVDDGERGGIFQLRDVPNDEPGMSPLEIWCNESQERYVMAVAPENMEVFDAICKRERAPYAVVGVATEERELKLEDSHFDNTPIDMPMDVLLGKTPKMHRDAKTLKANNPAVNRDGIELNEAVDRVLRLPTVAEKTFLITIGDRTVTGLVARDQMVGPWQVPVANCAVTAASYDTYHGEAMSMGERTPVALLDFGASARLAVGEAITNIAATNIGDIKHIKLSANWMSPAGHPGEDAGLYEAVKAVGEELCPALGLTIPVGKDSMSMKTKWEENGEQKEVTSPLSLVITAFARVEDVRKTITPQLRTDKGASSLVLIDLGNGQNRLGATALAQVYKQLGDKPADVDNAAQLKGFYEGVQTLVANDQVVAYHDKGDGGLFVTLAEMAFAGHCGVKADIADLGEDVLAALFNEELGAVLQVKNEDLDAVLSTLSANGLEACSHVIGSVEASDELVITSGDTVVLERNRTELRTIWAETTHKMQGLRDNPACADQEHEAKKDNSDPGLNVKLSFDVNEDIAAPYIAGSMVNTGAKPKMAILREQGVNSHVEMAAAFDRAGFEATDIHMSDILTGQAVLEEYQGLVACGGFSYGDVLGAGEGWAKSILFNEQARNQFEGFFQREDTFSLGVCNGCQMLSNLKELIPGADLWPRFVRNESERFEARFSLVEVQKSDSVFFDGMAGSRMPIAVSHGEGRVEVRDADHLAAIEASGTVAVRYVDNHGNLTQQYPNNPNGSPNAITGLTTQDGRVTIMMPHPERVFRTVANSWSPEGWGENGAWMRMFQNARKNIG; from the coding sequence ATGAGAATTTTGCGTGGCTCCCCAGCTCTTTCTGAGTTTCGTGTTAATAAACTACTGGAACTTTGTCGTGAACAAGATCTGCCTGTCACTGGCATTTACGCAGAGTTCATGCACTTTGCGGATCTAAAGTCTGACCTTGATGCTCAAGAGTTGGAAAAACTGGAAAAATTGCTGACTTACGGTCCTACGATCGAAGAGCATGAGCCAGAAGGTCTTCTACTTCTTGTTACGCCTCGTCCGGGTACTATTTCGCCTTGGTCTTCTAAATCTACTGATATCGCAATCAACTGTGGTCTAGACAAAGTAAAACGTCTTGAGCGCGGTACTGCATACTACGTAGAGACATTGACTCCTCTTAACGATGCCCAAGTTGCTGATGTAAAAGCACTCATCCATGATCGCATGATGGAAGTGACATTTACTGATTTTGATGCGGCAAACGCATTATTCCAAGCGGCAGAACCTGCTCCTGTAGCAGATGTTGACCTATTAAAAGGCGGTCGTGCAGCGCTTGAAAAAGCAAACGTTACCCTAGGTCTTGCACTTGCAGATGATGAAATTGAATACCTTTACGATGCGTTCGTAAATAAGCTAGAACGCAATCCGACTGACATTGAGCTCATGATGTTTGCGCAGGCGAACTCAGAGCACTGTCGTCACAAGATCTTTAATGCAGACTGGACTATCGATGGCGTGAAGCAAGAGAAGTCTCTGTTCAAAATGATCAAAAACACATTTGAAACGACACCAGAAAACGTACTGTCTGCGTACAAAGATAACGCAGCAGTCATGGTGGGTTCAGATGTAGGTCGTTTCTTCCCGAACCCAGAAACTCGCCAATACGGTTACAGCCAAGAGAAAGCGCACATCCTAATGAAGGTGGAAACGCACAACCACCCAACGGCTATCTCTCCTTGGCCGGGCGCATCGACTGGTTCTGGTGGTGAAATCCGTGACGAAGGCGCGACTGGTATTGGTGGTAAGCCAAAAGCAGGTCTTGTTGGCTTCACTACATCTAACCTACGTATTCCTGGTTTTGAACAGCCATGGGAAACAGATTTCGGTAAACCAGGTCGTATCGTTACCGCTCTAGACATCATGCTAGAAGGTCCACTTGGCGGCGCGGCGTTTAACAACGAATTTGGTCGTCCAAACCTACTGGGTTACTTCCGTACTTACGAAGAGAAAGTAAACTCTCATGCAGGTGAAGAGGTTCGTGGTTACCATAAGCCAATCATGATTGCTGGTGGCATGGGTAACATTCGTGACGAGCACGTTCAGAAGAAAGAGATCCCAGTAGGTGCAAGCCTAATCGTACTTGGTGGTCCGGCGATGAACATCGGCCTTGGCGGCGGTGCTGCTTCTTCAATGGCGTCTGGTCAATCAGCAGAAGACCTAGATTTTGCATCTGTACAGCGTGAAAACCCAGAGATGGAGCGTCGTTGTCAAGAAGTGATCGACCGTTGTTGGCAGCTTGGTGATGCTAACCCAATCGCATTCATCCACGATGTGGGCGCGGGCGGTATCTCTAATGCACTTCCTGAACTTGTCGATGATGGCGAGCGTGGCGGTATCTTCCAACTACGTGACGTACCAAACGACGAACCGGGCATGAGCCCACTTGAGATCTGGTGTAACGAATCTCAAGAGCGTTACGTAATGGCGGTTGCACCAGAGAATATGGAAGTATTCGATGCGATCTGTAAGCGTGAGCGTGCACCATACGCCGTAGTAGGTGTAGCAACGGAAGAGCGTGAACTGAAACTTGAAGATTCGCATTTCGACAACACGCCAATCGACATGCCAATGGATGTGCTTCTTGGCAAGACACCTAAGATGCACCGTGATGCGAAAACACTTAAAGCGAACAACCCAGCGGTTAACCGTGACGGTATCGAGCTAAACGAAGCGGTAGATCGCGTTCTACGTCTTCCAACTGTTGCAGAAAAAACATTCCTAATCACGATCGGTGACCGCACGGTGACTGGTCTTGTAGCGCGTGACCAAATGGTTGGTCCGTGGCAGGTTCCAGTCGCTAACTGCGCAGTAACAGCGGCAAGTTACGACACTTACCACGGTGAAGCGATGTCGATGGGTGAGCGTACACCAGTTGCTCTTCTAGACTTCGGTGCATCGGCTCGTCTAGCGGTTGGTGAGGCAATCACAAACATCGCAGCGACAAACATCGGTGATATCAAACACATTAAACTTTCTGCAAACTGGATGTCTCCAGCAGGTCACCCTGGTGAAGACGCAGGTCTTTACGAAGCAGTGAAAGCAGTTGGTGAAGAGCTATGTCCAGCACTTGGTCTAACTATCCCAGTTGGTAAAGACTCAATGTCGATGAAGACCAAGTGGGAAGAGAACGGCGAGCAGAAAGAAGTAACGTCTCCGTTATCTCTTGTTATTACTGCGTTTGCACGTGTTGAAGATGTTCGTAAGACGATTACTCCTCAGCTTCGTACTGACAAAGGTGCTTCTAGCCTTGTACTTATCGACCTAGGTAATGGTCAAAACCGTCTAGGCGCAACAGCTCTTGCACAGGTTTATAAGCAGCTTGGTGATAAGCCAGCAGACGTAGACAACGCAGCACAACTGAAAGGCTTCTACGAAGGCGTTCAAACCCTAGTCGCGAACGACCAAGTAGTGGCTTACCACGATAAAGGTGATGGCGGTCTATTCGTGACTCTTGCTGAGATGGCATTCGCAGGTCACTGTGGTGTGAAAGCAGATATTGCTGACCTAGGTGAAGACGTACTAGCAGCACTATTTAACGAAGAGCTAGGTGCAGTACTTCAGGTTAAGAACGAAGATTTAGACGCGGTACTTTCAACGCTATCAGCAAACGGTCTTGAAGCATGTTCGCACGTTATCGGCAGCGTTGAAGCATCTGATGAGCTAGTGATTACTTCTGGTGACACGGTAGTTCTAGAGCGTAATCGTACTGAACTACGTACTATCTGGGCGGAGACTACGCATAAGATGCAAGGTCTACGTGATAACCCAGCATGTGCTGACCAAGAGCATGAAGCGAAGAAAGATAACTCAGACCCAGGTCTGAACGTTAAGCTAAGCTTCGACGTAAACGAGGACATCGCTGCACCTTACATCGCGGGTTCTATGGTAAATACAGGCGCGAAGCCTAAGATGGCAATTCTACGTGAGCAAGGCGTTAACTCTCACGTTGAGATGGCAGCAGCATTTGACCGTGCAGGCTTTGAAGCAACAGATATTCACATGAGCGACATCCTAACAGGTCAAGCTGTTCTAGAAGAGTACCAAGGTCTAGTGGCGTGTGGTGGCTTCTCTTACGGTGACGTACTAGGTGCGGGTGAAGGTTGGGCGAAGTCTATCTTGTTCAACGAGCAAGCGCGCAACCAGTTCGAGGGCTTCTTCCAGCGTGAAGATACCTTCTCTCTAGGTGTGTGTAACGGCTGTCAGATGCTATCAAACCTGAAAGAGCTAATCCCAGGTGCAGACCTATGGCCACGCTTCGTTCGTAATGAATCTGAGCGTTTTGAGGCTCGCTTTAGCCTAGTGGAAGTACAGAAGTCTGATTCTGTATTCTTCGACGGCATGGCAGGCTCTCGCATGCCAATCGCAGTGTCTCATGGTGAAGGTCGCGTAGAAGTGCGTGATGCTGACCATCTAGCCGCGATTGAAGCATCAGGTACGGTTGCGGTTCGTTACGTGGACAACCACGGTAACCTAACGCAGCAATATCCGAACAACCCGAACGGTTCGCCAAATGCTATCACGGGTCTAACGACTCAAGATGGCCGCGTAACTATCATGATGCCGCACCCAGAGCGTGTATTCCGCACAGTAGCTAACTCATGGTCTCCAGAAGGTTGGGGCGAGAACGGTGCTTGGATGCGTATGTTCCAAAATGCACGTAAGAACATCGGTTAA
- the mltF gene encoding membrane-bound lytic murein transglycosylase MltF: protein MQISQFNRLKRSALLFASVLLLSACQIESEPKSEFEQIQERGVLRVGTLNNQLSYYIGPDGPAGLDYELARKFAEQLGVKLEIRPAFRQADLFPALKKGDIDIIATGLNQTSEAVQRFRPGPAYYYVSQQVVYKKGQLRPRDINQLINYQAKKDSNAEEGSNAGAETLQIVEQSQFVPTLTALQKQYPDFQFEIVGDADTRDLLKHVSTGELRFTVTDSVELSLAQRLYPDLALAFELTEDQPVSWFTRRSEDESFYAMLIEFFGNIKQSGELATLEEKYIGHIEAFDYVDTRAFIRALDNTLPKWAPLFQKYSEEFDWRLIAALAYQESHWKPKAKSPTGVRGMMMLTLPTAKSVGVTDRLDPEQSVRGGVEYLRRIVARVPDSINEHEKIWFALASYNVGYGHMMDARRLTKAQGGDPNAWADVKERLPLLRQKRFYSQTRYGYARGDEARNYVENIRRYYQSIIGHVSQKPAIDEDTEDLQVIPPLSPDLLTSGAVETLAEQVSGAVETTPSTEASPTQNAEQTPNPKEE, encoded by the coding sequence ATGCAAATAAGTCAGTTCAACCGACTCAAGCGCAGCGCCCTACTTTTCGCGTCTGTGCTTTTACTTTCTGCTTGCCAGATTGAATCGGAGCCAAAAAGTGAATTCGAGCAAATCCAAGAGCGTGGTGTCCTACGTGTTGGCACGCTAAACAACCAACTCTCCTACTACATCGGACCTGATGGTCCGGCAGGTTTGGATTACGAACTGGCACGAAAATTTGCTGAGCAGTTAGGTGTGAAGCTGGAGATTCGACCGGCGTTTCGCCAAGCGGATCTCTTCCCGGCACTAAAGAAAGGCGACATAGATATTATTGCGACAGGTTTAAACCAAACTTCTGAAGCTGTACAACGTTTTCGTCCTGGGCCCGCTTACTATTACGTCAGCCAACAAGTGGTTTATAAAAAAGGTCAGCTTCGTCCTCGCGACATTAATCAGCTGATCAATTATCAAGCTAAAAAAGACAGTAATGCGGAAGAAGGTTCAAATGCTGGGGCAGAAACCCTTCAGATAGTTGAACAATCTCAGTTTGTTCCAACCTTAACGGCGCTACAGAAACAATACCCAGATTTCCAATTTGAGATTGTTGGTGATGCGGATACGCGAGATCTGCTCAAGCATGTCTCAACAGGTGAGTTACGTTTTACGGTAACCGATTCAGTAGAACTATCTTTGGCCCAGCGCCTTTACCCGGATCTTGCTTTAGCCTTTGAATTGACAGAAGACCAACCCGTCTCTTGGTTTACTCGTCGCTCTGAAGATGAAAGCTTCTACGCAATGTTGATCGAGTTCTTCGGCAACATTAAACAATCTGGCGAACTGGCAACTTTAGAAGAGAAGTACATTGGACATATCGAAGCTTTCGATTATGTCGATACACGTGCTTTTATACGCGCACTGGACAATACCTTGCCTAAATGGGCACCGCTGTTCCAAAAATACAGTGAAGAGTTTGATTGGCGCTTGATTGCTGCATTGGCTTATCAAGAGTCTCATTGGAAACCAAAAGCGAAGTCGCCGACTGGCGTTCGTGGCATGATGATGCTCACGCTCCCTACCGCTAAAAGTGTTGGTGTAACAGATCGTCTTGATCCGGAACAATCCGTACGCGGTGGCGTGGAATACCTACGTCGTATTGTCGCACGTGTTCCAGATTCAATTAATGAACATGAAAAGATTTGGTTTGCCTTAGCATCATACAACGTGGGTTATGGTCATATGATGGATGCACGACGCCTGACTAAAGCACAAGGCGGCGATCCAAACGCGTGGGCAGATGTTAAAGAGCGTCTACCCTTGCTGCGCCAGAAGCGCTTCTACAGCCAAACACGTTATGGTTATGCTCGTGGTGATGAAGCACGCAACTATGTTGAGAACATTCGTCGCTACTATCAATCCATCATTGGTCATGTCAGCCAAAAGCCTGCGATTGACGAAGACACAGAAGATCTGCAAGTCATTCCACCACTCTCCCCAGATCTGTTAACGTCAGGAGCAGTGGAAACCTTAGCTGAGCAAGTTTCGGGAGCGGTCGAGACAACACCAAGTACTGAGGCCAGCCCAACTCAAAATGCAGAGCAAACGCCGAATCCAAAAGAAGAATAA
- the tadA gene encoding tRNA adenosine(34) deaminase TadA: MSDSQFSPQDELFMRRAIELAEQAEAEGEVPVGAVLVKDGEVVAEGWNRSICSHDATAHAEIQTLRKAGEAFENYRLLDTTLYVTLEPCPMCAGALLHSRVKRVVYGAPDLKAGAAGTVLNLFESQAAYHYATVESGLLEEECRGQLQAFFKRRRKEIKAKKQAQKALDNEQGTKDE; this comes from the coding sequence TTGTCAGACTCACAATTCTCCCCTCAAGATGAACTATTTATGCGCCGTGCGATAGAGCTTGCAGAGCAAGCTGAAGCGGAAGGGGAAGTGCCTGTTGGGGCTGTGCTTGTGAAAGATGGTGAAGTGGTCGCTGAAGGTTGGAACCGCTCTATTTGTTCGCACGATGCGACCGCTCATGCTGAGATCCAAACCTTGCGTAAAGCGGGCGAGGCGTTCGAGAACTACCGTTTACTTGATACTACGCTCTATGTGACCTTAGAGCCGTGCCCTATGTGCGCAGGTGCGTTACTACACAGTCGAGTAAAGCGCGTGGTATATGGAGCACCAGATCTTAAAGCTGGCGCTGCAGGGACCGTTCTGAATTTGTTTGAGAGCCAAGCCGCGTATCATTATGCGACAGTAGAAAGCGGTTTGCTGGAAGAGGAATGCAGAGGTCAGTTACAGGCGTTCTTTAAACGTCGACGTAAAGAAATTAAAGCGAAGAAGCAGGCGCAAAAAGCGTTGGACAATGAACAGGGAACAAAAGACGAATAA